The following proteins come from a genomic window of Natronosalvus vescus:
- a CDS encoding ABC transporter permease: protein MRATVSELSRRQGLAIGAILFGLLALGLFVDGGRQLLGDVTGVISTSYLASAFRLTVPIAFAAMGGIFAEKTGVINIGLEGLLIIGAFGAIASMYALTATPIGANAWVALLLAVAASTFVALLFAIVCIEFKADQIIAGLAVWLIALGFAPFASIIIWNRTNSPSVGTFSTVSIPGLSSLPGIGSLFVATPPVFLLILAVPFSWYLLNHTTFGMWIEASGEDPKSLDTAGIDVRKVRYAGVILSGIYCGIGGAGLALNTGQFVGSGDTMVDGRGWIGLTAYLIGNYNPVGAFLASFLFAGLDALQLQLQQIAGYSVSSTLVGIIPYVAVLVVLTFVGRTRMPSAAGEHYESDE, encoded by the coding sequence TTGAGAGCGACGGTTTCCGAACTGAGTCGACGACAGGGGCTCGCCATTGGGGCGATTCTCTTTGGATTGCTCGCGCTCGGACTGTTCGTCGACGGCGGTCGCCAACTCCTCGGCGACGTCACGGGCGTGATCAGTACCTCGTACCTCGCCTCCGCGTTCCGTCTCACCGTTCCCATCGCCTTCGCCGCAATGGGCGGCATCTTCGCCGAGAAGACCGGCGTTATCAACATCGGCCTCGAGGGGTTGCTCATCATCGGCGCGTTCGGCGCCATCGCCAGCATGTACGCGCTCACGGCGACGCCGATCGGCGCCAACGCCTGGGTGGCGCTCCTCCTCGCGGTGGCGGCGAGCACGTTCGTCGCCCTCCTGTTCGCGATCGTCTGCATCGAGTTCAAAGCGGATCAGATCATCGCGGGGCTCGCCGTCTGGCTGATCGCCCTCGGATTCGCGCCGTTCGCGAGCATCATCATCTGGAACCGGACGAACAGTCCGAGCGTCGGCACGTTTTCGACCGTGTCGATTCCCGGTCTCTCGTCGCTGCCCGGCATCGGATCGCTGTTCGTCGCTACCCCACCGGTGTTCCTGTTGATACTCGCGGTTCCGTTCTCGTGGTACCTGCTCAATCACACCACGTTCGGGATGTGGATCGAAGCCAGCGGTGAGGATCCAAAATCGCTCGACACAGCCGGGATCGACGTCCGGAAAGTCCGATATGCTGGTGTCATCCTCTCGGGGATCTACTGTGGTATCGGCGGGGCTGGCCTGGCACTCAACACCGGCCAGTTCGTCGGCAGCGGCGACACGATGGTCGACGGCCGTGGCTGGATCGGCCTGACGGCGTACCTGATCGGGAACTACAACCCGGTCGGGGCGTTCCTCGCGTCGTTCCTCTTCGCTGGTCTCGACGCCCTGCAGTTACAGCTCCAGCAGATCGCCGGCTACAGCGTCTCCTCGACGCTCGTCGGCATCATACCCTACGTCGCCGTCCTCGTCGTGCTCACCTTCGTCGGGCGAACCCGGATGCCGTCGGCCGCGGGCGAGCACTACGAATCTGACGAGTGA
- a CDS encoding ABC transporter permease encodes MSRADWRSTLDRLVDASAAERIIISVTSLLFAIVVGAVLVFVSGFVADCPDPFIYFPGAGYGCYNPLEVYWTMLDGSFGSWNDLGQTLQETTLLLFTGLSVAVAFRAGLFNIGTQGQMILGALATALVVLHLGELVPDNVFGTLLVIPTGIVVGAIVGGFWGMIPGLMKAYADAHEVITTIMLNFVAIGIAFWLVQVHVGDLTTDSVQTESIPAVARLPPTIGGSRFSVVALVGALLVAVGVYLLYTRTVIGYDLRTSGLQESAAEYAGVDAKRNIVTSMTLSGALGGIAGAIYVTMVQYRWQAGIPPLGFDGIAVSILAGNNPIGVIPAALLFGSLKSGSLAINLTLGVPNELVEVLRGLIILFIAMPEFFRMVGKHFGFGSDPTAVAADGGDRS; translated from the coding sequence ATGAGCCGGGCCGACTGGCGATCGACGCTCGATCGACTCGTCGACGCCTCGGCGGCCGAACGAATCATCATCAGCGTGACGTCGCTCCTGTTCGCGATCGTCGTCGGTGCCGTCCTCGTCTTCGTCTCGGGGTTCGTCGCCGACTGTCCCGACCCGTTCATCTACTTCCCCGGGGCCGGCTACGGCTGTTACAACCCGCTCGAGGTGTACTGGACGATGCTCGACGGTTCGTTCGGTTCGTGGAATGACCTCGGGCAGACGCTCCAGGAGACGACGCTGCTGTTGTTCACCGGTCTCTCCGTCGCCGTCGCGTTCCGGGCCGGCCTGTTCAACATCGGCACGCAGGGACAGATGATTCTCGGAGCGCTCGCCACAGCACTCGTCGTGTTACACCTCGGTGAATTGGTGCCGGACAACGTGTTCGGTACCCTCCTCGTGATCCCGACGGGAATCGTCGTCGGTGCGATCGTCGGGGGCTTCTGGGGCATGATTCCGGGATTGATGAAGGCCTACGCGGACGCCCACGAGGTGATCACGACGATCATGCTCAACTTCGTCGCGATCGGCATCGCGTTCTGGCTCGTCCAGGTACACGTCGGCGACCTGACGACCGACTCCGTCCAGACGGAGTCGATTCCGGCGGTCGCGCGACTGCCGCCGACGATCGGCGGCTCGCGGTTTTCGGTCGTCGCCCTCGTCGGGGCGTTGCTGGTCGCCGTCGGTGTCTACTTACTCTATACGCGAACCGTCATCGGCTACGACCTGCGGACGAGCGGCTTACAGGAGAGCGCCGCGGAGTACGCTGGCGTCGACGCGAAACGAAACATCGTGACGAGCATGACCCTCTCGGGGGCCCTCGGCGGCATCGCCGGTGCGATCTACGTCACGATGGTTCAGTACCGCTGGCAGGCCGGTATCCCGCCGCTCGGCTTCGACGGGATCGCCGTTTCCATCCTCGCAGGGAACAATCCGATCGGCGTGATACCCGCGGCGCTGTTGTTCGGCAGTCTGAAGAGCGGGAGCCTGGCCATTAACCTCACCCTCGGCGTGCCGAACGAACTCGTCGAGGTGCTTCGCGGACTGATCATCCTGTTCATCGCGATGCCGGAGTTCTTCCGCATGGTGGGCAAGCACTTCGGGTTCGGATCCGATCCGACTGCGGTGGCGGCCGACGGAGGTGATCGCAGTTGA
- a CDS encoding ABC transporter ATP-binding protein: MGSEDRPSSQYETAPPAVHLDGITKRFPGVVANDDVDFRVERGTIHALIGENGAGKTTLMNVLYGLYEPTEGTIRIDGQPQTFDDPRDAMDVGIGMIHQHFMLVDTMTVAENVVLGNEPTKWGGIVRDRERANQETQELADRYGFDIDPTERIEEISVGEQQRVEILKSLYRGADILILDEPTAVLTPQEVEALFEILEELIAEEKTIIFITHKLGEALTAADEISVLRKGKLVGTVPAEGATREELARMMVGRDVLLNVEKTAATRGDVILDVDGLVVEDDRGVVATDDVSFSVHEGEVFGIAGVDGNGQSALIEAVTGLRRPTAGTITFDGRDITNESRRTRTSAGMAYVAEDRQKRSLVMEYELRRNGLLGRQHLEPFSDGRLIDWDATDQYVDDVIREYDVRPPDPTATAHSLSGGNQQKFIVGREFERDPSLVVASQPTRGVDIGSIEFIHNRLLDLRAEGKAVLLVSSKLDEVTQLSDRLAVMHDGEIVAVVDPDDVTEEELGLLMAGERPSGLDVDGARVSERRSTA, from the coding sequence ATGGGTTCCGAGGATCGTCCGTCGAGCCAGTACGAGACCGCCCCGCCGGCCGTTCACCTCGACGGGATCACGAAACGGTTTCCCGGCGTCGTCGCGAACGACGACGTCGACTTCAGAGTCGAACGCGGCACTATTCACGCACTTATTGGCGAGAACGGTGCCGGAAAGACGACGCTGATGAACGTCCTGTACGGGCTGTACGAGCCGACCGAGGGGACGATTCGAATCGACGGTCAGCCCCAGACCTTCGACGATCCTCGCGACGCGATGGACGTCGGCATCGGCATGATCCACCAGCACTTCATGCTCGTGGACACGATGACCGTCGCCGAAAACGTCGTGCTCGGGAACGAACCGACGAAGTGGGGTGGAATCGTTCGCGATCGTGAACGAGCGAACCAAGAGACCCAGGAACTCGCCGATCGCTACGGGTTCGACATCGACCCGACCGAACGCATCGAGGAGATCAGCGTCGGCGAACAACAGCGCGTCGAGATTCTCAAATCCCTGTACAGAGGTGCGGACATTCTGATCCTCGACGAACCCACGGCGGTGCTCACCCCACAGGAAGTCGAGGCATTGTTCGAGATACTCGAAGAGCTCATCGCAGAAGAGAAGACGATCATCTTCATCACGCACAAACTCGGCGAGGCGCTTACAGCCGCCGACGAGATCAGCGTCCTCCGGAAGGGGAAACTCGTCGGTACCGTCCCGGCCGAGGGAGCGACCCGGGAGGAACTCGCACGAATGATGGTCGGACGGGACGTGTTGCTCAACGTCGAAAAGACGGCAGCGACCCGGGGTGACGTCATCCTCGACGTCGACGGCCTGGTCGTCGAAGACGATCGCGGGGTCGTCGCGACCGACGACGTCAGCTTCAGCGTTCACGAGGGCGAGGTGTTCGGCATCGCCGGCGTCGACGGCAACGGCCAGTCGGCATTGATCGAAGCCGTCACGGGCCTCAGACGACCGACTGCCGGCACTATCACCTTCGACGGGCGGGACATCACGAACGAATCGCGGCGAACCCGAACCAGCGCCGGCATGGCCTACGTCGCCGAGGATCGCCAGAAACGCAGCCTCGTGATGGAGTACGAACTCCGTCGGAACGGGCTGCTCGGCCGCCAGCACCTCGAGCCGTTCTCGGATGGTCGACTGATCGACTGGGACGCGACAGATCAGTACGTCGACGACGTCATCAGGGAGTACGACGTCCGTCCCCCCGATCCGACGGCGACTGCCCATTCGCTCTCCGGTGGCAACCAGCAGAAGTTCATCGTCGGCCGGGAGTTCGAACGCGATCCCTCTCTGGTCGTCGCTTCCCAGCCGACTCGCGGCGTCGACATCGGCAGCATCGAGTTCATCCACAACCGACTGCTCGACTTGCGTGCGGAGGGGAAAGCCGTCCTGCTCGTCTCCTCGAAGCTCGACGAGGTCACACAGCTCTCGGATCGACTGGCGGTCATGCACGACGGCGAAATCGTGGCCGTCGTCGATCCCGACGACGTCACCGAGGAGGAACTCGGCCTGCTCATGGCCGGTGAACGACCGTCCGGACTCGACGTCGACGGTGCACGGGTCAGCGAACGGAGGTCGACCGCATGA
- a CDS encoding BMP family lipoprotein, producing MQRRSFLASVGVGTTAGIAGCLVGDDDGNGNGNGNGDDDDGNGNGNGNGNGDAGADITVGIIYSTGGLGDESFNDMAHAGIQQAEDDFGITSQEAEPDSPADMNQMQRQFANDEDIDLVCCIGFDHETDLVENAEEFDDTRFALVDAVVEADNVSNYIFREHEGSFQVGHLAGLLSTSEYAHGGGETNPDQAEVGFVGGEEIALIERFEAGYKAGAQYADEDIETPSAYAGSWNDPSTGQEIATSMYDGGADVVYHAAGGTGGGVFEAAQSAGRFAIGVDDDQSISAEASSDVIVASMVKRVDTAVYESIETVINDEFEGGLNDLGLEEEGVSAVIGQDFEGELPEDIVDALAESRQAIIDGDINVPDNLDDL from the coding sequence ATGCAACGACGGAGCTTTCTCGCGTCGGTGGGCGTGGGAACGACGGCGGGTATCGCTGGTTGCCTCGTCGGGGACGACGACGGCAACGGAAATGGGAACGGCAACGGTGACGACGACGACGGCAACGGAAATGGGAACGGCAATGGCAACGGTGATGCCGGCGCCGACATCACCGTCGGGATCATCTACTCGACCGGCGGCCTCGGCGACGAGTCATTCAACGACATGGCCCACGCGGGCATCCAGCAGGCGGAGGACGACTTCGGCATCACCTCCCAGGAGGCCGAACCGGACTCGCCGGCGGACATGAACCAGATGCAGCGACAGTTCGCGAACGACGAAGACATCGACCTCGTCTGCTGTATCGGGTTCGATCACGAAACCGACCTCGTCGAAAACGCCGAGGAGTTCGACGACACGCGTTTCGCCCTCGTCGACGCCGTCGTCGAGGCCGACAACGTCTCGAACTACATTTTCCGCGAGCACGAGGGATCGTTCCAGGTCGGCCACCTCGCCGGCCTGCTGTCGACGTCCGAGTACGCTCACGGGGGCGGCGAGACGAACCCCGACCAAGCCGAAGTCGGCTTCGTTGGTGGCGAGGAAATCGCCCTCATCGAGCGATTCGAGGCCGGATACAAAGCCGGTGCACAGTACGCCGACGAAGATATCGAGACGCCATCGGCCTACGCTGGCAGCTGGAACGACCCCTCGACCGGCCAGGAGATCGCGACCAGTATGTACGACGGCGGCGCAGACGTCGTCTACCACGCTGCCGGCGGAACCGGTGGTGGGGTGTTCGAAGCCGCACAGTCCGCCGGACGCTTCGCCATCGGCGTCGACGACGACCAGTCGATTAGCGCCGAGGCCTCCAGTGACGTGATCGTCGCGAGCATGGTCAAGCGCGTCGATACCGCCGTCTACGAGTCGATCGAAACCGTCATCAACGACGAGTTCGAGGGCGGACTGAACGACCTCGGCCTCGAGGAGGAGGGTGTAAGCGCGGTCATCGGGCAGGACTTCGAAGGCGAACTGCCTGAGGATATCGTCGACGCGCTCGCCGAGTCTCGTCAGGCGATCATCGACGGTGACATCAACGTGCCGGATAACCTCGACGACCTCTAA
- a CDS encoding nucleoside hydrolase: MTDSDPTRIIIDTDTAGDDTQALVLAATSDRVEIEGVTICAGNVPFDNQVENAKYTLEQAGVADEVPVYEGVRSPLQKDHKFAEYIHGEGGLGGELFPDTGIPSADEHAVDFIVRSARENPGEITLVCIAPLTNLAVALQHEPDLPALLDEVLIMGGAVNTLGNITPTAEYNFWVDPDAAAIVLDAFETKLVDWGVTVRDSTFDTDVFEEIEAMGTPLGDFYLTITEAVREFNKQSDHDSLGDDVTTQPDSLTVATLLEPDIVEEATTYHVAVDDREGMTRGYSLVDELGVTDEEHRTRVIESVDGDRFQQMMLDAFRHGDPHRGK, encoded by the coding sequence ATGACCGATTCCGATCCGACACGCATCATCATCGACACCGATACGGCCGGCGACGACACACAGGCGCTGGTGCTCGCCGCTACCTCCGACCGCGTCGAGATCGAGGGAGTGACGATCTGTGCGGGGAACGTTCCCTTCGACAACCAGGTCGAGAACGCGAAATACACGCTCGAGCAGGCCGGCGTGGCCGACGAGGTGCCGGTGTACGAGGGCGTCCGCTCGCCCCTTCAGAAAGACCACAAATTCGCCGAGTACATCCACGGCGAGGGCGGCCTGGGCGGGGAGCTGTTCCCGGACACGGGGATCCCATCCGCCGACGAACACGCAGTCGACTTCATCGTCCGGAGCGCACGGGAGAACCCCGGCGAGATCACGCTGGTCTGTATCGCCCCGCTGACGAATCTCGCAGTCGCTCTCCAGCACGAGCCCGACCTCCCCGCGTTGCTCGACGAGGTGTTGATCATGGGCGGGGCCGTCAACACCCTCGGGAACATCACCCCCACGGCGGAGTACAACTTCTGGGTCGATCCCGACGCGGCCGCAATCGTGCTGGACGCGTTCGAGACGAAGCTGGTCGACTGGGGCGTAACCGTCCGCGACTCGACGTTCGACACCGACGTGTTCGAGGAGATCGAGGCCATGGGAACGCCGCTGGGCGACTTCTATCTCACGATCACTGAAGCCGTCCGCGAGTTCAACAAACAGTCAGATCACGATTCGCTCGGCGACGACGTCACGACCCAGCCCGATTCACTCACAGTCGCGACGCTCCTCGAGCCGGATATCGTCGAGGAGGCGACCACGTACCACGTCGCCGTCGACGACCGCGAAGGGATGACCCGCGGCTACAGTCTGGTCGACGAACTTGGCGTGACCGACGAGGAACACCGGACGCGCGTGATCGAATCGGTCGACGGCGATCGGTTCCAGCAAATGATGCTGGACGCGTTTCGCCACGGCGATCCACACCGTGGCAAGTGA
- a CDS encoding ornithine cyclodeaminase family protein, whose protein sequence is MVRVLSADDVSALLDLEALLPVVEDAFAAQYAGTVERPERPHYSIGIGRGKSPETPQGTGLCMPAYIHGSPYAATKLATVFEGNPERGLPTVSAQIALTDADTGEPVAYLDGTTVTSARTGCIGGLAARTLALEEPVTLGVIGAGTQARWQTRAIAAATPLERVRIYSPSNSREACAADLEETLDPSVTVSAVSSPTAALEDTTVIVTATPSTEPVFDGDDLEPGALVIAVGAYTESMRELDDRTIDRAALVYADVPDEARETGDLRGHGGLEIHPFGGLFVTDSDVPGSGDDPRCAPNDVIVLSSVGSAVLDAATATHFHERAVDAGYGGVIDL, encoded by the coding sequence ATGGTTCGCGTTCTCTCAGCTGACGACGTCTCGGCGCTGCTCGACCTCGAGGCCCTGCTCCCGGTCGTCGAGGACGCCTTCGCCGCCCAGTACGCGGGCACCGTCGAGCGACCCGAACGGCCACACTACTCGATCGGGATCGGTCGCGGGAAATCACCGGAAACGCCCCAGGGAACGGGGCTCTGTATGCCGGCGTACATCCACGGCTCGCCGTACGCCGCGACCAAACTCGCGACCGTCTTCGAGGGGAACCCGGAACGAGGACTGCCGACCGTCTCGGCACAGATCGCGCTCACCGACGCCGACACCGGTGAGCCGGTCGCCTACCTCGACGGGACGACCGTCACCAGCGCCCGAACCGGCTGTATCGGCGGGCTCGCCGCCCGCACCCTCGCGCTCGAGGAGCCAGTTACCCTCGGCGTCATCGGCGCTGGTACCCAGGCTCGCTGGCAAACGCGCGCAATAGCCGCGGCAACCCCGCTCGAGCGCGTCCGGATCTACTCGCCGAGTAACTCCCGAGAGGCGTGTGCCGCCGACCTCGAGGAGACTCTCGATCCGTCGGTGACCGTGTCGGCCGTCTCGAGTCCGACTGCCGCGCTCGAGGACACGACGGTTATCGTGACTGCCACGCCGAGCACGGAGCCGGTGTTCGACGGGGACGACCTCGAGCCAGGTGCGCTCGTAATCGCCGTCGGTGCGTACACCGAATCCATGCGCGAACTCGACGATCGGACGATCGATCGCGCCGCACTCGTGTACGCGGACGTTCCGGACGAAGCGCGAGAAACGGGCGACCTTCGGGGGCACGGCGGCCTCGAGATCCACCCTTTCGGCGGGCTGTTCGTAACTGACTCGGACGTTCCTGGGAGCGGAGACGATCCGCGGTGTGCTCCCAACGACGTGATCGTGCTCTCGAGCGTCGGTTCGGCCGTCCTTGACGCCGCGACGGCGACACATTTCCACGAACGGGCGGTAGATGCCGGCTACGGCGGCGTTATCGACCTGTAG
- a CDS encoding PAS domain-containing protein: MTLRTLPMIDRVGDAFFALDTDFRFTYLNEQAEALLERSRQELIGRVMWDEFPETVETQFPDGFYQAMDEQVAVSFEVYHTPLDTWFEARAWPAENGLSVSMRDVTDRKERETKLARNTAVVEAIQDGVVTLDDNNRILSINATIEGVFDIDAESVHGEHVEMLLEHANVDPEDTVRVGRALSDVDVGNSQLRTLELPYTDASGDARVADVRVVPIDHGSANLACIARDVTDQREYERIVTSLHEVTRWLLDSNDPEEICAIAVHAGGDLLDLPICGVWLLDDEYGYLDPVAGTAGAHEEFGGLPRFRPGEGLVWDVFESGDLAHFDDLLEVEGLYNPETPIRSEVIAPIGTHGVLMTGSKRPNDFDETDLDLLSTLVENTRAALDRAIREQVLKERSDQLERQTDRLEAVADILSNDLKHQLETVETALEEDDEPADWEFPLANDTVSTTLDRVEHLVDDVREFARNATAVGPRTRIDLEAAIQEAIDGSSLEQPAIVVDADATLRADRERFTHLLETVFDDTAARADGPVTVQVGLLGVEDPGSNTRGFFLMDDAAEIPPIDHDRVVTLEFENGDGSGERGLGLALARAIAEAHDWSLSVTNGQHGGTRIEIRDVTTLERHA; encoded by the coding sequence GTGACCCTCCGTACCCTCCCGATGATCGACCGCGTCGGAGACGCTTTTTTCGCACTCGACACCGACTTTCGCTTCACCTACCTCAACGAGCAGGCCGAGGCGCTCCTCGAGCGCTCCCGTCAGGAACTGATCGGCCGGGTCATGTGGGACGAGTTTCCCGAAACGGTCGAGACGCAGTTTCCCGACGGCTTTTACCAGGCGATGGACGAGCAGGTGGCCGTCTCCTTCGAGGTGTATCACACGCCCCTCGACACCTGGTTCGAAGCCAGAGCCTGGCCCGCCGAGAACGGGCTGTCGGTCTCGATGCGGGACGTCACCGACCGGAAGGAACGGGAGACGAAACTCGCCCGGAACACCGCCGTCGTCGAGGCGATCCAGGACGGCGTGGTGACCCTCGACGACAACAACCGCATCCTGTCGATAAACGCAACGATCGAGGGCGTGTTCGACATCGACGCCGAGAGCGTTCACGGCGAGCACGTCGAGATGCTCCTCGAGCACGCCAACGTCGACCCCGAGGATACCGTTCGCGTCGGCCGAGCGCTCAGCGACGTCGACGTCGGTAACAGCCAGCTTCGAACCCTCGAGTTGCCCTACACCGATGCAAGCGGCGATGCCCGCGTCGCCGACGTCCGAGTGGTGCCGATCGACCACGGCTCGGCGAACCTGGCGTGTATTGCCCGCGATGTGACCGACCAGCGCGAGTACGAACGGATCGTCACCTCCCTCCACGAGGTGACCCGGTGGCTGCTCGACTCGAACGATCCCGAGGAGATCTGCGCCATCGCCGTCCACGCCGGTGGCGACCTCCTCGATCTCCCGATCTGCGGGGTCTGGTTGCTCGACGACGAATACGGCTACCTCGACCCCGTCGCCGGGACGGCCGGTGCCCACGAGGAGTTCGGTGGCCTCCCACGATTTCGCCCGGGCGAGGGGCTCGTCTGGGACGTCTTCGAGAGCGGTGACCTCGCACACTTCGACGACCTCCTGGAGGTCGAGGGGCTGTACAACCCCGAGACGCCCATCCGCTCGGAGGTGATCGCACCCATCGGCACCCATGGGGTGTTGATGACCGGATCGAAACGGCCGAACGACTTCGACGAGACCGATCTCGACTTGCTCTCGACGCTGGTCGAAAATACCCGGGCGGCCCTCGACCGGGCGATTCGTGAACAGGTACTCAAGGAGCGAAGCGACCAGCTCGAGCGCCAGACCGACCGACTCGAGGCGGTCGCGGACATCCTCTCGAACGACCTCAAACACCAGCTCGAGACCGTCGAGACGGCGCTCGAGGAGGACGACGAACCGGCCGACTGGGAATTCCCCCTCGCCAACGACACCGTCTCGACGACGCTCGACCGGGTCGAACACCTCGTCGACGACGTCCGGGAGTTCGCCCGGAACGCGACCGCCGTTGGCCCGCGCACCCGGATCGATCTCGAGGCGGCTATCCAGGAGGCGATCGACGGCTCGAGTCTCGAGCAGCCCGCGATCGTCGTCGACGCCGACGCCACCCTTCGGGCCGACCGCGAGCGATTCACCCACCTGCTCGAGACGGTGTTCGACGATACGGCGGCCCGCGCCGACGGCCCGGTGACGGTTCAGGTTGGGCTCCTCGGCGTCGAGGATCCCGGATCGAACACGCGGGGCTTTTTCCTCATGGACGACGCGGCCGAGATTCCGCCAATCGATCACGACCGGGTGGTCACGCTCGAGTTCGAAAACGGCGACGGATCGGGTGAACGCGGCCTCGGACTGGCGCTCGCGCGAGCGATCGCCGAAGCGCACGACTGGTCGCTCTCGGTCACCAACGGACAACACGGTGGCACCCGCATCGAAATTCGTGACGTGACGACGCTCGAGCGTCACGCCTAG
- a CDS encoding EthD family reductase — MYKHVALLVRKDDLNHEAFVDYWQNTHTPIARDIEGVTRYQTVLPTEPDHAEFDGLAELYFDTLEELHDALGSPGSRDYDPTKEVAAEARADVDNFLDLEGRPRFIGEEIIQKDETDGDTTGLYKHSAFLVRQEGMSHEEFVEYWQEKHTPIAREIEGVVRYATVLPADPENAEFDGIAELYFEDLEALYDALGSEGSRDYDPDRGKAKEAREDVDNFLAIEERPRFIGQETLQVDRTD; from the coding sequence ATGTACAAACACGTCGCGCTGTTGGTTCGGAAGGACGACCTCAACCACGAGGCGTTCGTCGACTACTGGCAGAACACCCACACGCCGATCGCCCGCGACATCGAGGGCGTGACGCGCTACCAGACGGTGCTGCCGACGGAACCCGACCACGCCGAGTTCGACGGCCTCGCCGAACTCTACTTCGACACGCTCGAGGAGCTTCACGACGCGCTCGGGAGCCCCGGCTCGCGGGACTACGACCCGACGAAGGAGGTCGCCGCCGAGGCCCGCGCGGACGTGGACAACTTCCTCGACCTCGAGGGACGCCCGCGGTTCATCGGGGAAGAGATCATCCAGAAGGACGAGACCGACGGTGACACGACGGGGCTGTACAAACACTCCGCGTTCCTCGTCCGCCAGGAGGGGATGAGCCACGAGGAGTTCGTCGAGTACTGGCAGGAGAAACACACCCCAATCGCCCGCGAAATCGAAGGCGTCGTCCGGTACGCGACCGTGTTGCCCGCCGATCCCGAAAACGCGGAGTTCGACGGTATCGCCGAACTCTACTTCGAGGATCTCGAGGCGCTGTACGACGCCCTCGGTAGCGAGGGCTCCCGGGACTACGATCCGGATCGCGGCAAGGCGAAGGAGGCCCGCGAGGACGTCGACAACTTCCTCGCGATCGAGGAGCGCCCGCGGTTCATCGGCCAGGAGACGCTGCAGGTCGACCGGACGGACTGA
- a CDS encoding HD domain-containing protein — MPDETDYETQVRDAFPELEAIADDDLREQVIEAWVLALERGGWRDVHDIPYAWNIHEVDNVEHVRGTTKVALESAEIQREFHGADPDEDVLVAACLLHDVGKCYEYVDFVDEELVDPDPTYCSEEIPHSISGYALAHEVGCPLAVQRAIPHFLGEVPTRTLEAELVKSANSASSNAITQATMGITLKEWVAEYSQTTK; from the coding sequence ATGCCAGACGAAACCGACTACGAAACGCAGGTTCGAGACGCCTTCCCGGAACTCGAGGCCATCGCCGACGACGACCTCCGCGAGCAGGTCATCGAGGCGTGGGTGCTCGCGCTCGAGCGCGGCGGCTGGCGCGACGTCCACGACATTCCCTACGCCTGGAACATCCACGAGGTCGACAACGTCGAGCACGTCCGCGGGACGACGAAGGTCGCCCTCGAGTCCGCTGAGATCCAGCGCGAGTTCCACGGTGCCGACCCCGACGAGGACGTCCTGGTCGCAGCCTGTCTGCTCCACGACGTCGGCAAGTGCTACGAGTACGTCGACTTCGTCGACGAGGAACTGGTCGACCCCGACCCGACCTACTGTAGCGAGGAGATCCCCCACTCGATTTCGGGCTACGCGCTGGCCCACGAGGTGGGCTGTCCGCTGGCCGTCCAGCGGGCGATCCCGCACTTCCTTGGCGAGGTGCCGACGCGGACGCTCGAGGCCGAACTCGTCAAGAGCGCAAACTCGGCGAGTTCGAACGCGATCACCCAGGCGACGATGGGGATCACGTTGAAGGAGTGGGTGGCCGAGTACTCCCAGACGACGAAGTAA